The following nucleotide sequence is from Cicer arietinum cultivar CDC Frontier isolate Library 1 chromosome 2, Cicar.CDCFrontier_v2.0, whole genome shotgun sequence.
ATATTCCCTTAATGTGAGCTAGATGGTAAGAAAACATGCAACAATGTGTATCAAGTGCACATTATACTAATGTTTTATACTGTCAATCAATCACAAATGTTAGATCGttaataatgtttaatttttctCACAATTACTTATAAAGTCACGTACATGATTGATTATGATTTGTCGACAGTGTTGATGCTTGGGATCCAACTTTGTTATACACCAATAAACTTGGTACAAACAACGCCTTCTTGAAATAGACTCCtacaatttcaatttaattgttTCTTTATAAGAAGAAAGCCACTTATTTGCCAAAAACTATTAATCATAGGGAGTTTTTAATCATCGTGAGACCAAACCAACTTTGATAATTGTGTCCTAATCAAATCCTTCGAGAGACTACTAACCATGATCAACACATGTTTCCATTAGGCAAGGAAGAAGAAACTGAGGATCTCAAATAGTCAGACAGTTGAACAACAATATCTACAGGTCATTCAACAACTTTAACTCAATGTTCGATTAAGAAATGAATCATCAACTCTGATTAAATGAATCTGCTCCATAGTTTGATTGGTAGTTTCTCAGCTTATATTGTACCGGAGCGGATTTTCTCTGAAATCCTATTTCCACATGTTGATAATTGAAAGATTTATTgataattgaaagaaaaaaaaaagaatttcaagtaatttaaatttgaaacaaatcaCACACATATAGAGGCCAAGAGAATGCGATAAAATGGAGTTAGTGGCAGATCTAAAAACTTTTTGTTATGgggacaaaaaattaaatatgtaatatattttatcgggaaaataatattatattgaatgACGAATCtttgttaatagttttaaagAGTGATTGacaattgagaaaataaataaaaattcatataaaactaGGACTTGAGGTATTGATATTACAAGTGAAACCATGACCCTAGATTTTCTTTTCATTAATTCAAAGTTATGTTGTTATATACTCttgttataatatttatgttaccGTTACATTTTCGTTATCGTGAaccaacaataatttttattagtttaaataatataaaatcttgaTTAGTTTGgtagttgttaaattaatctaTGTGGATATGATAATCTTATATACTATTACTTGACAAACCCGTGCACTTGCAAATTTTGTGCAAcactgtgttttttttttttatggtggCATTGAAGATCGTTTGCATGTTCTCGTTTAGTGCAACAATGAAAGGAATTGTTGGCAGCAATGTAGGTTTAGAGATTTGGAGCAAACTTAGCTGCAATTGTGGTTTTTGCTCTTTTTGTAGAGGCTTAATCATACACAAGTGGTATCTATGGTAAAGGCTTAATCATACACAAGTTGTCACACGGGTTATAAGGGCTTTAAAGTAGGTCCATGATCTTCAACTTGAATAAGTGGATATTGAATTAGATTCAAAGGGTGTTGTTGATaactttcatttatttttatttataaaagataatataaaatatcgaagctcaaattgaaaaagaaaattaattggaCTTTGAATTATAAGTCTAgtcacaaaatatataataattattttgtaagtAACTAAATTATGTTTGTGAAAAAACGAAGCAATAGAGTGAAAGAGTTATATGTAGTGAGAGTGTTATATCTAGCAAGAGCATATATATGGTGTTCATATTTGAATTATAactatttgaaaattgaatctaattagtttttagttaaaaaaattaaatcgatatgattttgatttatttaaaatcgGACTAATTCTTCAAATTagtgaattaatttatttttctgaaTTGAACCGAATTGTTTGACCTTGATGACTAAGAAATGCATGTTACCATTAGTGGTCATAGATTGCTAATTAGAAGTATAAGTTggaaagagaaaatgaaaacaaaaaagataaaattggctagttatgttttaataataactataattggATCATTATAATTTTGGACTTCATGACAACAAGTAAAAAAATTTCATGTTGAGAGTTGCAATAATGATATATGATGTTTACTTTTATACAacaaaaagtataaaaatacatttttttttaggtGTAAGAggcaaaagaaaataaaatatatttgtcattattttattttttataagatatttgttatttattaattaatattttattttgctatataaatataaaccaaataaacattttattagaaacacaaatttattaataaaggAAATACAAATGATACTTTAACCTTGCATCAACAAAATTGTTCAAACTCAGCATTATAGCAGATGAATTTCATCCATCTGTCGTCGTCAATTTCctttactttttaaattaatttgctATCTCTTCCTTCCACACTTTCTGTAACACCCTAGCAATTACCGTTATCGGCGGTGCTATCTCACGATCTTCTCACCCCCTATCTACCAGGAAAAATAACGAGTTTTTGCCTTTTTTGGGACTCGAGTCTAGTACCTGGGAGATAAGTATTGTCTCCACAcagctcaattggtagtgggactgtgtggaggcggtacttGTCTCCTACGTACCGAGCTCAAATCTCACGGAAGACAAAAACTCGTTATTTCGACTAGTGGATTGGGGGTGAGAAGATCGTGAGATAGCACCGCCGGTAATAGTAATTGCTAGGGTGTTACAGAAAGTGTGAAAGGAAGagacataaaattaatttaaaaaatgaagaaaattgaTGACGACAGAAAGATAAAAGTCCTAGTTGTGCTCGATGATGTGTGGAGCGGGCTTAATTTTGATTGGTTAGTACTTCCATCTTGAAAAAGCATGTGATTGGTTTTATTAGTAgaagtgaaaatgaaaacataaaatatgataaataaacgGAAAATTTTGTGAaggtttatttttaaaaatgtgttcTTGAAATTTGAGTCAACATAAAAAATTAGGGGTCTTTTTAACTACATTAAGAGTTCATAGAATTTGGGTTGAACCTAACTTAATCCAACAAAACCAACTTATAAGGTGAAAATATCTCAAATTATAAAGACATTGTTtggtcatatttttttaatatgagacTCTTAATATTTGTAGCATGATCTGATAGTGGTGATTTGATAACATTTGATCTAGTGAATCATGGATAATCATTCATATCATtttagaatttgtttgagtCTAATTTAACTCTTATAAAACAGATTTGTAAGGTGATGATGGCCTCCACTTAATACACATTGTGAGATGATATTTCATCCAATGTAAAACTCTTAACAATGATTAAAAAGTAGAGTGGATGTTTGGTAGCctctatttttgtatttttgaagaaaaataattgtattcttttcttgcttgatgtatatatcatttttaataattatagagAATCTCTCGACTTTCGTTctcttttattgtattttatactTCTCTTGATGTGTATAATGAGTTTTGTATTTATTAGTGCATATGCATCTTATTAAATgaatttagaatatttttatcCTCTCATGTGAagatatctttttctttttttcttcttttaggTAAAGTCAAATTCTTGCTTGGAGAATAATTTGCTTCTTTGTTAATTGAGGAATccttgaatataaaaaattcattatattatttttgcatTCCAATTTATACTTTTCCTCAGTTTTCCATTCATCATTTACTTTTCTTAAGTCATTTTTTCCTTGAAACTACTCAAGTATATTTTCTTCTCAAGTTTGTTGAGGGTTTGGTTACTTTTACACACACAAAATTCTAAATTCTCAATCTAAACTATATTATTGTCCTTGGGAACGCTAATCAACATCTCTTATTCAGTCAAAAGttactatttatttttctactttCATGTGAGCCTTGGTAAGTATTTCCAAATATTCTTgctatttatttttcctttgtgTGTTGGGTTAACAATTTTATTTGTCTTATATTTGAATATgtactttctattttttttgataaatgttTATTTGCATTTAGATGTGGGTCTCAAAAcaattttagttttctttttaatataattttagtgacaataataaagtaattaaatatgACATGAATTTATTTTGGATGAAAAGTTATCAATATGTAATACCAatagtaataatataaaaaagagaaaacttATATgcacttaaattaattttcactaATTTTAGActaatattcaataaaaaattacgATATGAACATATAAGTTGAGACGTTCAAGAGTGCGAGTAAGCTCGTGAACTCGATCACTAAAATCAACCCAACTTGTATTTCGATCAAACTCATTGAAGTTCATATCTAACCCGAACCAACCTATTTAAATTCAATGATGTTCGGTTTGGGtagtaaatttaatattttgaatcaaCGAACACAACTCATTGacgtgatatatatatttttatttattttttaattattgatgtaTAACTAAAATTTAGTTGTTAGATTATATTTGAGAATTTGTTGCCAACTTAATTGATTTAAGTGGTTTATTGTGTTTGttgatgtattttaaatatcCAATGATATGTCGtgatatagttttattattttgagatgttcgagtatttaaatttaattatatttttttattataactcgCGAACCAAACACAACTCAACCCGCTCATAATCGAGTTGGTTTGTTTCAGATTTGATGTAAAATTCACGGGTTGAGAGCAACTCAACCCAGATAAAATTGACTCGTGTCGGGTTTAGCCAAAAACTACTCAACCCAATTCATGTACACCTACCCGAACACACAAGTTCACTTTCTTACCGCAATTCACCAACTTTTCTATGTCGTCCTTAAAATCATTCATTCTAAACGTGTGCGATTTTAACATTTGTCGTGTCTTTCATTTCAGTCTTCTCTCGAGAGTTTTGACTActgttaaaaatttattaatttttattttagaattttaaagaATACTGTCACCACAAATATCAAAAAGGATTTCTTTTGTGACAACCCCGTTGGAGCCACCAAACCTACATAGAGTCCAATCACCATTGACTATGCTGCTTTGGTTGAAACATTTTTCATGTTTCATCTTGTCCTCCTTATTGCAACTATCAACTAAAAAAGAATTAGGATTAATATATCACTATGATCTTGCACCATATTAACGACATTTATTTAATGGACAAAGACATGTCGGTGAAATTCATCCAAATTGCAAACTCTTACTTAAATTTTCAGCTGACAATCCACCCCGATGGAACTTaagtgtgaattgaaaaaaaatattgagtcTCATATTGAAAAACTTTCACATATTattagttttcaattttataaaaactaaaatctcGCATTAAATAGTTCAAAGAGATGATATAGCTTTCATCAATATATAAATAGTGTCAAATTCTTGTAAAAGTACACCGAAGTTAGATGGGATTTACAATTTTTTCTCTTATCCCTCATCTATTCGATGTACTTCTAGTCACTTGTctctcccctttctttctgtccctGGTCACGAATTTCAATTTTGggattttttatacaaatactaaaaaatatatattttttttttacgggAACAAGGCATGGGTTTTGTGTCCCTTCTTTTGAGATTACCCCGTCGTAACCAAACTCATCTCAATTAATTAGGATCAATTGATCACTCAAATCACAAAGGTTCTTAGAGtcgtaatttttttattaattggaCTTTGATCTTTTACCCCATTGCCATTTTTCCATTAATAGACATAGATAATATGGTgctaaaattcttccttggtatgtatgtatgtataagttaataatatattttgtgttCTTATATTACAATTATGCTTTGCATGATTTTAACCtaactaaattttattgatttagggCTTTATTTTACTCATTATCTATATCTTTGCatcaaaataaagaaatgaaatgaagtcacataatatgaaattatttgttataCCAACCTAAAAGAATGGTGATCTATTGTTATTGGATCCCCTGTATACactttgcttttttttttcttcctatttaTAATAGTTCAAAATTTATCtttgtaattatatataaaaatattagatcTAACACACTGTTTGGTGTCCCTTTCATAATTTAGAGAACTTCCAGTTAAGTTAAATTAATTAGGAAGATGGAGTTTCTTACTGAACTAACAAAAGAAGGTATCTCAAAACTTGGAGAATTAGCAGTGGAGTCTACGGTGAAGCAATTTCAATATATGATCAAccacaaaaaaattattgccaacttgaagaaagaacacgaTAAGTTGGAGGGTGTTAAAGAAGCACTACAAGGTTGGGTGGACGCAAAAAGAAGAAATAGAGAAGAAATTGAACCTAACATACAAAAGTGGCTCTATGACGTggaaacttttaaaaatgtgttgcGAAGTTTTTATGAGGACAAAGATAAGAACAACAAGGAATGTTTTGGAGGGAAGTGTCCAAATTTAACATATAATTACTCATTGGGCAAGCAAGCTGCTAAAATCATAGAAAATATTACAAGGTTGAAGGAGGAAAGAAATGAATTTAAGCTTATATCCCATAATAAACCTCCACCAACTCTTGGATCTACCTTCACCGAAGATATTAAGAGTTTGGAGTCTAGGAAAGTAATTATATCAAAGGTCATAGAGAAACTGAAGGAGGATAAGTTcaaaagaataagcatatgtGGGATGGGAGGAGTGGGAAAAACCACACTGGTGAAAGAACTCATCAAATCCGTAGAAGATAAGTTATTTGATAAAGTTGTGATGGCAGTGATATCCCAAAATCCGGATTACAAGAATATCCaaagtcaaatatgtgattgtTTAGGCTTGAGTTTGAAAAGTGAAAGTGTGGAAGGAAGAGGCAGagaattaattcaaaaaatgaaGGAAATTGATGACGACGGAAAGATAAAAGTCCTAGTTGTGCTCGATGATGTGTGGAGCGATCTTAATTTTGATTTGGTAGGACTTCCATCCCGAGATAATCAGAAATATAGCAAAATATTGTTCACGTCACGATATGAAAAAGTTTGTCAAAAGATGGGAAGTCAAGTGGATTTTCTTGTTTCTGTTTTGCTTGAGGATGAAGCATGGTATCTATTTCAAGCAATGACAGGTGATGTGGTATATGGTTCTGATATTTATCCAATTGCGAAACAAGTTGCAAAGGAATGTGGTGGCTTGCCTCTTGCTATTGTAATTGTTGGAAAAGCACTCGAAAATGAGAAAAAGCTTACAACATGGAAAGATGCTTgtgaacaattaaaaaattctcAATCATCTTCCTTCTCAGATGTTCACAAACTTGTTTACTCGCGCATCGAActtagtttcaaatttttggGTAGCATAGAACACAAGAAGTTTCTTATGCTTTGTGGCTTGTTTCCCGAAGACTTTGACATTCCAATTGAAAGTTTATTACGTCATGCAATGGGCTTGGGATTGTTTAATGCTTTTGGTGAGCCAGGGAAAGCAAGAAATCGAGTGCATAGTTTGGTGAGTGATCTAAAAagatgttttttgttgttggacAGCAATGTTCTAGGGTGTGTGAAGATGCATGATATTGTACGTGATGTTGTCATCTTAGTTGCATTTAAAATGGAATATAGATTTATGGTAAAATATGACATTAAGAGGCTCACACATGAAAAATTGAATGACATCAATGCAATTTCACTTATCTTTCATGAGACGATAAAGTTAGAAGACAATTTAGAATGTCCTGCACTTCAACTTCTACAAGTGATGTCAAAAGGAAATGAACGAAATCAATGGCCTGAACATTTATTCCAAGGCATGAGAAAACTCAAAGTTTTCTCTATACAAAATATGTTCATTCcaaaactttcatttttatCCCAAGCCTCGGTTAGTCTCCATACACTACAAATAGAATATTGTTATGTTGGAGATATATCTATAATTGGTAAGGAACTTTTACACCTAGAAGTCCTAAGTTTTGCAcactctaatattcaagaactCCCAACTGAAATAGGAAATTTGGGCGTTCTAAGATTATTGGATTTGACCAATTGCAATAATCTTAATGTCATTTCTTCTAATGTCTTTATAAGATTGTTTCGATTGGAAGAACTTTATTTTAGGATGAAAAATTTTCCTTGGAAGAAAAATGAAGTTGCAATCAACGAGTTGAAAAAGATATCTCATCAACTAAAGATTGTTGAGATGAAAGTTTGGGGGATTGTAAATTTACTCAAGGATATGGACTTCAACAACCTACAACAGTTTTGGATTTACGTAGATCCTTATACTAATTCCCAACGTTCTAAATGTTTGGAGTCAAATTTATTACAAGTGAGTGATAtagattatcaatcaattaaCAACACATTGATGATATTACAGTTGATTAAAAAATGTGAAATCCTTTCATTAAGAAAGGTGAAAGGcttgaaaaatgttataaacCAATTATTTTGTGATTGTCCAATTCCATACGTGAAAAATTTAAAGGTTAAATTATGTCCTAATTTGGAGTATCTCATTGATTGTACTGATCAATCCAATGACTTTCTACAAATTCAGACACTATCATTGAAAAATCTTAAGAATTTGAAAGAGATATTCTATTCATCTAATCATCATGAAGTCAAAGGATTGATAGTTGAGTTCCCATATTtggtaaaattgaaattgatagaCCTCCCAAACTTTATTGGCTTCAACAATGCTATCACTTTGACTGAGCTCAATCAAGTAAGtaaattataaacttttttatttcttgaGAGAAGTTTACCATAAGATAAaaacatagttttttttttttattatttatcttttcttgCATTgctaaaatttatgttttagtACATTACTAGCTAGATATTATCTTACAAgattatctttttatataattaattttatattttaatatgtagAAGGTTCAATTTTGACATTGTTGTTACAACATTAACGAGTAAAAAAAACACTCATTGGATTGAAAAATATTAGTCATTAGGAGTgattattgaataaaataaagttattgaCTTGATGTATTATTTAAAGATTAATAttgtattgttttaaaaattgttgagtTGTAGAAATATTCATTTGAATAATATTCTATTTATGAAGATGAACAATATaaggttttaaattttatctacACATAATAAATATTGCACAATCATAGttaataaaacaattttgtttAGATACAGTGTatgcgtttttttttttttttgcgtttttcattatatatacaactaatgaattaatttattgtaGTAAATTATGTATAAACGTATTAAGATCATCTACTCTCATAATAAATGTTCAGGAATTAGATGTTGCTGCTGAAATAAATGATTCTACTAACACATTGGATGGTGAAAAATTATCAAGATTCTATTCAAAACCACATCATGGTAGATCCTCACATATTATTGCCAAGTTATTTTCATCTAACGGAATGAAACAATATACAAAATTGGAAACAATATTGTTAAAAGATTGCATTTCCTTAGAGGCGGTGTTTGATTTGGAAGGATATTTGAAATCTAGTGGTGAAGCACAAGAATGGTTGTTTCCTCAACTAACAACAATTGTGATATCAAACCTTAAAAATCTATTATATGTGTGGGGTAATGTTCCGAATTGTATCCAAGGCTTTCAAAATTTGAGATTTCTAAATATCTCAAATTGTGACtcattaaaatatgtttttacttGTGTTATTGTTAGAGCAATCACAAATCTCGAGAAATTAGAAGTAGGATCTTGTAAGTTGATTGAGAATATAGTAATTTGGAGCAGAGGAGAAGAAAATGACAATAAAGGACATGTAAAGTCTATTGGCTTCAATAAACTATATTATTTATCACTTTCAAGACTTCCAAAGCTTGTGAGTATTTGTCCAAATTCACTTTTGTTAGAGTGTCCATCCTTGAAGAAATTTGATATTGATGGTTGTCCCATGTTGGATATATCTTTTTTACCAACCCATAACGATGAAAAGCAAGACAACCTCAATGCCACATATTCTCCAAACACAAAAGATGTTGATTTTCAACATTTCAAAGAAAACAACTCAAGATCTTCTACTTGGTCCCGTATATGTGTTCCATTTATATCCAAATTTACTCATCAAGGAAGCACAAATAAGATAAATAGTAAGGtatgaaatgtcattttatataatttctaCAATTGTACATATAGTTTGCAACATATATAATTTGAAGATATGATATTGCCTCCTTTGGATAAggacaatattttatatattaatactaACAACATTTACCACGTTAATTatcttatttaataatattttgatttaaatatgttttttgtccCTGTACATAcaacattttttagttttagtccttgtaaattttttttattagatttcaTCCCTTTAATatcagaaaaatttatttttgatcaTTAATGTTAAGTGAAcgttataaaaaatgttaattgacAAAGGAAAACATATGTCAAACgtttaaatttgtatttcatgttTTCGTAACGTCaatttaacttataaaatatttggatATTGCATGCATGCaatccaaacaaatatttttaaggtactaaaactgaaaactgttatatttacagAGACCAAAAACACATTTCAACGTATGGTCCATATTTTTCTTTGTCAATTAACGTTTTCGTAACGTCCATTTAATGTTaaggaccaaaaataaatttttctgatATTACTAGAATgaaatctaaacaaaattttttacaggaattaaaaataaaaattattatatttatatgaactaaaaacatatttaaacctaatattttttatgtttgtagGAAGCATCAGTGGCCCAAACAATGCATGATGATGTAccttttatttatgaaatgaaGAGCAGGAAAGGAAAAAGCCATATGCCTGCTCTAGAAAGTCTACACATTGTAAAATGTGATTCGTTggatttattatattttcttgaagaaCAATCGAATTTCACCATTCTATCATGCATGAAGACCATTGAAATTGAAAAGTGTGATAATTTAAAGACTATAATAGCTTGGAGAGAAAAGACAGAAGGCATGATAAACTTTTTTGCTATACTAGAATCACTTCAGTTGTCAAATTTGCCAAATTTGACGAGGCTTCGATCTATTGGAACATATGAATCTGAGGATAAACAACATTCTATGGTGCGTAATAAaaaaatcgattgcttaatatatttgataattttactTGAACATGGAGATTGAAAGTACTACACACAAAGAAATATAATATGCATATACAGTGTTAAATGAAAAAcataattgttatatattttattgatttacttGGATATATAACATAAGTAAGTAAGATttctaaaatgatattttctcTTATTTCGTAGGATGAACATGTGGGAGATGAAATAAGCATAAGACATTTTCCACTCATAGATGAGTTCTTATTTCCAAACTTAACCTCTTTTCTCATAGAAGCATGCAACAAAATCAacatattattttcatattcatCCATGAGTAGTTTTGAGCGTCTTGAAAAGTTAGAAATACGAGATTGTGAGAAGATGCAGGAAATAATATCTCATCAAGAAGAGATAGACACAAGTGAAAATAAGATTATGTTCCGTGCATTGCGGCATCTACTTCTTATAAACCTACCCAACCTTAAGACCTTCTCCCAAGGTCACTATAATCTTCATTTTCCATCACTGCAGAAAGTTGATATTGAAGACTGTCCCAATATAGAAATATTTTCAAGAGGATTTTCTGATACACCTAAGCTTGAGGATCTCACCATAAAGATTGAATCACTAAGACTCAAGAACAATTATATCCTGAAGAAAAACATCAATGCCATTATTCAAGGATTTAAATCATTTGTAAGTCTCATTTCCTAAAGTTTAAGTGGCCCACAAATAAACAATTATGTATGTTTTAACCATTAATAATTGTAGAATTATAGATAACCAAGTTAGAATatggttaaatatgttttaattcctatataagttataaattttatttttgtctctataaaaaaataaaaaataaatcttcgATTTTTGTCTCTATCAATATTTTccccttttaattttattcctTGTTGTTAAGTCAACTAATTTGTATTCTTtgaatttttacaaatatatttaaattttttgactcattttaaaaaaagatgaattaaatataattttttgaatgcAAATAATCAAGAAaccaaaatatcataaatatgGACCTAAAAAACAAAGTTTAAGCTCATATTTTACAATGACGTATGTCTTAAAACATAAAGTATATCTAAAAAAGTTTTGTAGTGTTACGataaaatcttaatttatttttattttataggatCTAAAACTACCCACGAAAAATATTATGGAAACTAAAATTGGAAGAAAGaatttataagaactaaaaacaagattttaaatttttatagtgATTAAAGCATTAATGAATGTTTTACAGGTTGCATCACAAGGATCGGAGATGTTGAATTGGACCAAACTACATAAGGAAGGATACTCTATCAAAAACTCTGAAATATATATCAAAGAGTATCATAAATTGATTATGCTTGTACCGTACAATGAGATACAAGTGCTTCAACATGTGAAAGTActcaatataaattattgtgaTTCATTAGTTGAAGTGTTTGGATCAAGAGGAGGAGCATACACAAAAAAGGAAAAGGTTGTAAGCTTCCAGAACCTAACAAGTATTTATGTTTCATATTGCCACAATTTGAAGAGTTTGCTATCTCATTCCATGTCTAGAAGCCTCGTGCAACTTCAAGCATTATATGTTGGGAATTGTAAAATGATGGAGGAGATAGTTACAAAGGAAAGTGAATATATAGAAGGAGGCAACAAAGTCAAGACTTTATTTCCAAAATTGGAGCAATTAATACTTCGTATTCTTCCTAAGTTGGAATGTGTTTGTTTAGGAGATTATGACTATAATATCCCATTGTGCAATGTGGGAGAGAATAAAGAGATctgtaataatgataaaattcaaatttcatttccacAATTAAAGACGTTGGACCTTGTTGGAGTGCCGAAGCTCAAATGTTTCTGTTCAAGTGCTTACGACTATGATATCATGGTGCCATCAATTGAAGAGTGTTCAAATATGAAAACATTTTTCCATGGAAGTGTTATTGTAAACACACCCAACCTTGATAGCGTAAGCTGGAATTTTAGCATGGATGTTTACACACATGGAGACCTTAATTTGACAATATATTATCTTCAAAATTCAAAGAAATATAAGGTACACACAAATCAGGTCTCCTAACtcaattgttaattttaaatatagactACATCAATTTCAAGTGTGTGCATGTTTGCAGGTGGAGATGCAAAAATTAGAGACATTTAGAGATATGAATGAAGAGCTTCATGGCTAC
It contains:
- the LOC101509145 gene encoding uncharacterized protein — translated: MEFLTELTKEGISKLGELAVESTVKQFQYMINHKKIIANLKKEHDKLEGVKEALQGWVDAKRRNREEIEPNIQKWLYDVETFKNVLRSFYEDKDKNNKECFGGKCPNLTYNYSLGKQAAKIIENITRLKEERNEFKLISHNKPPPTLGSTFTEDIKSLESRKVIISKVIEKLKEDKFKRISICGMGGVGKTTLVKELIKSVEDKLFDKVVMAVISQNPDYKNIQSQICDCLGLSLKSESVEGRGRELIQKMKEIDDDGKIKVLVVLDDVWSDLNFDLVGLPSRDNQKYSKILFTSRYEKVCQKMGSQVDFLVSVLLEDEAWYLFQAMTGDVVYGSDIYPIAKQVAKECGGLPLAIVIVGKALENEKKLTTWKDACEQLKNSQSSSFSDVHKLVYSRIELSFKFLGSIEHKKFLMLCGLFPEDFDIPIESLLRHAMGLGLFNAFGEPGKARNRVHSLVSDLKRCFLLLDSNVLGCVKMHDIVRDVVILVAFKMEYRFMVKYDIKRLTHEKLNDINAISLIFHETIKLEDNLECPALQLLQVMSKGNERNQWPEHLFQGMRKLKVFSIQNMFIPKLSFLSQASVSLHTLQIEYCYVGDISIIGKELLHLEVLSFAHSNIQELPTEIGNLGVLRLLDLTNCNNLNVISSNVFIRLFRLEELYFRMKNFPWKKNEVAINELKKISHQLKIVEMKVWGIVNLLKDMDFNNLQQFWIYVDPYTNSQRSKCLESNLLQVSDIDYQSINNTLMILQLIKKCEILSLRKVKGLKNVINQLFCDCPIPYVKNLKVKLCPNLEYLIDCTDQSNDFLQIQTLSLKNLKNLKEIFYSSNHHEVKGLIVEFPYLVKLKLIDLPNFIGFNNAITLTELNQELDVAAEINDSTNTLDGEKLSRFYSKPHHGRSSHIIAKLFSSNGMKQYTKLETILLKDCISLEAVFDLEGYLKSSGEAQEWLFPQLTTIVISNLKNLLYVWGNVPNCIQGFQNLRFLNISNCDSLKYVFTCVIVRAITNLEKLEVGSCKLIENIVIWSRGEENDNKGHVKSIGFNKLYYLSLSRLPKLVSICPNSLLLECPSLKKFDIDGCPMLDISFLPTHNDEKQDNLNATYSPNTKDVDFQHFKENNSRSSTWSRICVPFISKFTHQGSTNKINSKEASVAQTMHDDVPFIYEMKSRKGKSHMPALESLHIVKCDSLDLLYFLEEQSNFTILSCMKTIEIEKCDNLKTIIAWREKTEGMINFFAILESLQLSNLPNLTRLRSIGTYESEDKQHSMDEHVGDEISIRHFPLIDEFLFPNLTSFLIEACNKINILFSYSSMSSFERLEKLEIRDCEKMQEIISHQEEIDTSENKIMFRALRHLLLINLPNLKTFSQGHYNLHFPSLQKVDIEDCPNIEIFSRGFSDTPKLEDLTIKIESLRLKNNYILKKNINAIIQGFKSFVASQGSEMLNWTKLHKEGYSIKNSEIYIKEYHKLIMLVPYNEIQVLQHVKVLNINYCDSLVEVFGSRGGAYTKKEKVVSFQNLTSIYVSYCHNLKSLLSHSMSRSLVQLQALYVGNCKMMEEIVTKESEYIEGGNKVKTLFPKLEQLILRILPKLECVCLGDYDYNIPLCNVGENKEICNNDKIQISFPQLKTLDLVGVPKLKCFCSSAYDYDIMVPSIEECSNMKTFFHGSVIVNTPNLDSVSWNFSMDVYTHGDLNLTIYYLQNSKKYKVEMQKLETFRDMNEELHGYIKRVSKLDIENCHKLLNCIPSNMMHLFSHVLRLSVIQCECLEEVFESNDNMVHNELWEIQLLSLPKLKHIWKNHAQILGFKCLFHITIKGCNDLKCVFLDVSMATSLPRLTFIEVYECEKMEEIIGSNCVQAQQQHEAKIIFPSLKRIELKKLPRLKXXXXXXXFPSYVELPYDYTISIEDCPLMKTFWDGGILYTPMIYKISVNYTESHSEKDVNEVILRHNK